In the Culicoides brevitarsis isolate CSIRO-B50_1 unplaced genomic scaffold, AGI_CSIRO_Cbre_v1 contig_30, whole genome shotgun sequence genome, tttaacgatttaaataaattaatacgattaaattaatacaaaaaatacgatttGAAATGAtgaccattaaaaaaattattaatttaaaattaaataaaattaaatttgtaaatagtaaatttttaaatttttgaccaaaaaaatttttctgcaatttCGCAGCACACAACACGTCTCTTTCTCGTCTgattaccaaaaataaaaaaaaatcaaaagcttCAAGTATTTTCGTAGATttgcttctaattttttacaattcgataataaagtgttaaaaaataaatcaaaatatggtcaaaaaactttaaatttttttctaaaaaaaatattaattaaaaatatatgacgATATGTGTTTTTGTATAAGATACAGACAATACCTaatgataaagaaaaaaaaaacaaaaaataatagcaaTTATTAAGgatagtaaaaaaatgacgactaaaaatggaaaacaaaccaaaaattgtgtaaattaaaaaattaattaatttttgtcattaaatttttgtttcaagtcccatatttattaaatttccccaaaaaataaaaataatacgtttaaaaaaaaaggagaaaagaaaaaaataataaatgatgagCTTAATAAATGGGTTCTTccggaacatttttttattatccgtctcaaaaaagttacaaattaataattcacgCAGCACATTgttacacaaacaaaaaaaaacaatatcagACGCAAATATTAGATTTAGTAGAACAAAAAAGTCTGTGAGCTACAATTACTTGCCATTCATTACTCCATCACTCAATTTATGGAACACAGACTCAATTTTGGTaaccaaaaaaatactcaaaaaatgaaaaaaaggtatCTGtccccttaaaaaaaatactaatgataaaattaatttttaattatattgacaaaaaacaaCATGACATGaggagaaaaacaaataaaaaatatttttcttataccTAAATCACCTTTTCCCTCCCCGCATCATAAATTTACCTTCATAACTATTATTATAGTTTCacctttttgtattgaaaaaatgaactaaatttgtataatgataatattatatatattgtaTAGTGAGAATTCAttaacgaaaacaaaaaaaaaatattatgattaaCAACTGTAGGCGATATAAACatagaaaatatataaatgacATGACAAACAActtagaattataaaaaagaagaaaaaaaaaacagaaatcgaatagaaatttatttattcatatggatatatatgataaaaaatatatatattgcaAAACATGAAGACAACAATTAAACACATGAAGAAACAATTAGAAAATGGGTTGGAAGGAAtttgtgtgagttttttttatttattttttaaatttaattttattgaattttatttaaattcttcaaaaaaatttagtttttttttcaatttttttgatatccaaaattatgtaaaacttATAATGTTCgtataatgaataatttaaaaaaaattaaaaattttaaatttattttttttctaaaattaaatttaaaattttttataaattaaattaaatttaaaattaaataataaaaaatattaataaataaaaattaaataattaattaaattaattttattattaaaaataaataaacttttataaatttaataaattattaaatttttaaatattttaaaaattaactaaagaaattttacaaaaattctataaaaattataaaaaaaatttttttcgttaaaatttaaaaatttttatctaataaatttttaaaaaacaaaaacatcaattattaaaatttttatattaaataaaagttaaaattgtttaaaaatttttctgattttctgaaaacaaaaattattatatttttttaaagctaaaaaattttatttttagaaaaaatttttataacttttttcagtttaaagacaaaattaataaaaaaaataaaaatttttcttaaaaaattcaatattttatataaaaaaaataattttttgatttataatttcaataaaaatcttctttatCACAAAATTCCTTCCAAATTCATCATTAAcacatcaacaaaaaaaaaacaattataacACAAGTAACATTAAACATTGTAGAATATTATCATTGGGGGTGATGCAAGAAATTTGCTGTTGTTAGAatagagaaaagaaaaacaaaaaaaaaaacgtctgtagaacaaaaaaaaattgcaaaagagAATATTTacgcaacaaaacaaaaactataTAAACTACATATATATTGATAAACGTGAGTAACATTTGACGAGCAAGTagacacaaaaaagtgaagtttagcgaaaaaaaaaatacgaacagtagaaaaaaagaaaggagGAGCAAAATCACGCCTTgccataatttttatactctttgcaccagaaaaaaaataaaaaaagtaataaacaaacaaacataatatttataaataaataaaatactaacATTGATGTGTGATTGATTGATAGTTGGatgtgaaacgaaaaaaaaaacaaaaaattattattaattttctttaaaaaaaaattcaagtttttccgtttttcgtgtacgaaataattattgttcatcgacaatttaaaaaaaatattattaatcattaattatatattgatATTGATCACCATGTGATtgttgttaacattttttcctttccaagaaaaaattgttttagtctttttctatagaattttgcttgaaatttgaaaaatcgaacacaaaaagacacaaaacaaacaaaaaacacttCATACTCAATCAAatctatattaaaaattgtgtaaaaaaaataaataataatagataGTGAAGTTAAATTGTCCAGTCAAATgtaataatgaacaaaaaaaaaaaaccattaaaacaatattattattatgaataaataaatgcagaCCTTAATAAgttcaatataaattattattaattattaaaaataaaatgaaatattaaattaacgattttttcaatatttatttaattattttttattttttttataaaaaaaattaaaatttttatttttttttttagatttttattcattgagACCCAAATCCTTGGCAACTTGCAAAGCACAAACTTTCATCATCTCATTACGAACTCGTTGGAAGTTAGCAATCGCTTCATCACGTACTTCTGGCCATTTTCCCAAGTCCTTATACACAGGTCTGACGAACTTCATGCGGAAATTGCTATTGGCAAAGCTCAAAATCTCCGACATGCGATCACGGAGACGAGCTCTAATCATCAAACGCACATAACGGAAGCGAATTTCCGCGTTTTGGGTCTTCTCCAAGCCATAAGTTTCCGCTAAAAATGCTATTTTATCGGCATTGAGCTCTACAATGTTCTCTTTTTCCAACAAACCGCCGAGAAATTCGACAACTTGCGAGCTTGACAACTTTCCTGTGATgacttttgagtttttgatgACATCCAAGGCGTTATCTGCCCACAAATTTGTGTGTTCGCGACATGCATCTACCAGAGAAGTATCATATTTGGGGATAACTGGAGGCATTCCTTCGCCGTAAAGCCATGCTTCCCAATCAATGGGCTCCAAAAGTGCAGCTAATCCCTTTTCGTTGAAGTAATCATACAAAGTTTTCTTGAAATCCTGCGTCTCGATGCTCTGATACTTGAATTTGTCAaggtaaaactttaaaaagggCTCAAAAACATCGGGACCTCCAACAAGATCTTCGATATAACGCAAAAAATTGCTGCCTTTCATGTAAGGAACGCTGCTAAAGGCATCATCGGGACTCAAATCCGTCAAATTTACAACGAGCTTTGTTAATTGTGGCTCATCAGCGAGTTGATTCTTGATGCAATCCGCCAAATCTGTCAAACCGTGTAACGCATGGAAGTCACGATAGGCAGCTCCATGTATGCGACCCAAGATTTTGCCTTCAACGAAGACTGTGAAACCCTCATTGAGccaaaaatgttcgaaattcTTGTTGGTTACGAGGTTTCCGGTCCAACTATGAGCGATTTCGTGCGCAACTACATCGACCAAGGAACGATCTTTAGCAATAATTGTCGGAGTAACGAATGTCAAGGTTGGATTTTCCATCCCGCCGAATGGAAAACTCTTCGGAAGCACGAGTAAATTGTATTCTTTCCATACGTAAGGTCCGCAGATCTCGCTTgccttttgtacaaaattatcTGTGTCAACAAACTCGTAAGCAGCTTCCTCAATTTGCTCCTGTTCAGACCAAACTTTCGAAATGGGCCCAATTTGACGTGAAACCAAAGGCCCGACAGCGAGAGCCATCAAATACGACGGAATTGGCACAGTTTGCGTGAAACGAGACACTCCGGCGGTACTTTTTGCTTCATCGCGGATGGCGCTCATCAAAGCGATGAGTGCGGAGGGATGCTTAACAACGGCAGAATACGTGAATTTGACTGCTGGCGTGTCTTGACAAGGCAAAATTGAACGAGCATGGATAGCTTGACATTGCGAAAAGACGTAAGGATGCTTTTTGCCCGAAGTTTGTTCAGGAGACAACCATGCAAGAGCCGAAGCTGACACGGTATCGTAATCAATGACGATggaaatcctaaaaaaaaggtgaaaatcgatttttttgtgaaaaaattaattttttttaatacttacaCTCCCTTTGTAACATTCGGCAAGTTGACCGTAAGTTTCGAACCGACATTTTCAACGGGATCTGTTACCGTAAAAGTCAAGGGAATCTCTCCAGCAGGCAATTTTGCGAAAACAGACTCAATTTTCAAGTCGCTAACATCCAACAACTGCAATAAAAACaggtttttgtgcaattttcagCCCACTCAAGTGACATGAAACAAAAGATTCAACTTACAATATGTTCAATTCCGTCGTCGGAAAGTACATTGAACTTCAGCGTAACTGATCCGGAGatgatttttcgattaaagTCAATTTCCCAGTCGAGATCTGCATGTTGCATCACAACTTTTTCCGGTTCGGCATACGAATTCGGATCAACTTTTCCCATACGACCCATTTTTGGAGAGTTTGTTTTTGCCACGTCTGTTTTGAACTGTAACCAAAGAGCGATACCGAGTAAAATCACAAATGTAGTCAATGTTAGCTTATCACAGCCACTACTTCTGAAAGATTAGATTAATGGAggatttttggttaatttttttgataaaaaaaaaggtagtTGTTGTTGCGGCGATGAAACACTTACTTTTTTGTACTTGCGGTGACTGTCATTGTTGATGTGTGTTCATTTGTCGgcgaaataaatgaatgaatattaGGAGTGAcggaattgagaaaaaaaaaattttcttaagaatttttattaataaatatttaaattaaaaaaaaaataatttaaaaaaccaaataaaaaaaatttgaaaaaaaaattaacatttgaaattttatttaacaaaagtgcaaattttttaaaaaagcgaaaaaaattaaaaataattttatttattttacactttcgagaaaaaaagaatttaaacacATTATCgtttaagagaaattattgCCAATTCTTCATATGCTGGACAAACATATAAACacaatgtactaaaaattacaaaaaagactttttctaaattttgcgttttcgatgtacaggagccatttaatgatgttagcaaaaaaaaattgattaaaaaaatttaagtcaaaatccttttattatgagggctcacataccgatttttcaaaattaagctagatcacggttctccgtctcaaaatgaaggttttgatgttagaaacaacttttgttttggactttttctaaattttgcgttttcgatgtacaggagccatttaaagatgttagcgaaaaaaaatttaagtcaaaatccttttattatgagggctcacataccgttttttcaaaattaagctagatcacggttctccgtctcaaaatgaaggttttgatgttagaaacaacttttgttttggactttttctaaattttgcgttttcgatgtacaggagccatttaaagatgttagcgaaaaaaaatttaagtcaaaatccttttattatgagggctcacataccgatttttcaaaattaagctagatcacggttctccgtctcaaaatgaaggttttgatgttagaaacaacttttgttttggactttttctaaattttgcgttttcgatgtacaggagccatttaaagatgttagcgaaaaaaattgattaaaaaaatttaagtcaaaatccttttattatgagggctcacataccgatttttcaaaattaagctagatcacggttctccgtctcaaaatgaaggttttgatgttagaaacaacttttgttttggactttttctaaattttgcgttttcgatgtacaggagccatttaaagatgttagcgaaaaaaaatttaagtcaaaatccttttattatgagggctcacataccgatttttcaaaattaagctag is a window encoding:
- the LOC134836437 gene encoding leukotriene A-4 hydrolase-like; its protein translation is MTVTASTKKSSGCDKLTLTTFVILLGIALWLQFKTDVAKTNSPKMGRMGKVDPNSYAEPEKVVMQHADLDWEIDFNRKIISGSVTLKFNVLSDDGIEHILLDVSDLKIESVFAKLPAGEIPLTFTVTDPVENVGSKLTVNLPNVTKGVISIVIDYDTVSASALAWLSPEQTSGKKHPYVFSQCQAIHARSILPCQDTPAVKFTYSAVVKHPSALIALMSAIRDEAKSTAGVSRFTQTVPIPSYLMALAVGPLVSRQIGPISKVWSEQEQIEEAAYEFVDTDNFVQKASEICGPYVWKEYNLLVLPKSFPFGGMENPTLTFVTPTIIAKDRSLVDVVAHEIAHSWTGNLVTNKNFEHFWLNEGFTVFVEGKILGRIHGAAYRDFHALHGLTDLADCIKNQLADEPQLTKLVVNLTDLSPDDAFSSVPYMKGSNFLRYIEDLVGGPDVFEPFLKFYLDKFKYQSIETQDFKKTLYDYFNEKGLAALLEPIDWEAWLYGEGMPPVIPKYDTSLVDACREHTNLWADNALDVIKNSKVITGKLSSSQVVEFLGGLLEKENIVELNADKIAFLAETYGLEKTQNAEIRFRYVRLMIRARLRDRMSEILSFANSNFRMKFVRPVYKDLGKWPEVRDEAIANFQRVRNEMMKVCALQVAKDLGLNE